The nucleotide sequence GAATAAGGAATTAGGGCGGTTGAAAATGAGTTGATGCTGTATTTCTTAAATTGGCTTTAGGGGCATGTGAGATTTCCAAAAGTATATCTGTTGATCTTGGTTTTTCTAATAATTGAATTGTATTCCAAAAATTGGAAATTATAATGGTTTGGTATCCATTATCTGGCCTTTTTCACTTGATTTTGAGATTGGCACAGGATTGGTGGTCCTCATAGCAATATCCCTCAATCGTTAATCTTCCAAAGTTGCGATCACCTTATATTAGGGATGCTTTTTGATAAGCGTGATCCTTTTTGAAGTGCCCAGATAATAGGTCTGGGCGCTTCTTTTTTAACCCGGATTATGCATTAGCAATTGTAGTGAGGGCTGAAAATGCAAGAAAATCAGGCTGTTTGGAAACTGAGGCATAGCACCGCTATGGTGAACCTGTCTTCCGCCAGGTAGAGTCGAAAACAGCAGCAAAGCGTCTGATTTTAAAGCGTTTTCAGTCCGTAATACTTGTGCGCCGCGGCGTAGATAAGCTAATGCATATTGCGGGTTAAACTACACCTGATCTGAAAAGGACAGACAAAATATAAGTTTGAAATTATTCACCGCCAGAAATATTGTTTGATTCCTAATTTTTAGGACTGATCCTGATTTAGCGTACTCTCCCAAGGTGTTTTTTGATCATGGCATAAAGTTTTGCAGGTTCGAATGGTTTACTCATGATGTCACATACTCCCGCAGATTCAGCCTTTTGGATATCATCTTCCATCACGACAGATGAGAGACAAATAATCGGGATGTCAAGGTCTTTTTTAATCATTTCATTTTTAATGATTTGTGTTGCTTCGAATCCATTCATCTCTGGCATATACATGTCCATTAAAATGATGTCAAAACTTTTTTCCTTGAATAATTCAACCGCTTGAGTGCCAGTTTCCGCTATTTCAAGATTAACATTCCAATCTTTCATGACATGCTTTGCAGCAAACTGATTGATCATATTGTCTTCTGCCATCAAAATGGAAACTGTTTCTTCAAAAGGAATAATTTCCTGATTTTTTAGACTTTTATGTTCCATAGACTCTTTCTTTCCTAGCACGAAATCGCTGATAAATGTGAAAATTCATCCTTTTGTCCAAAGTGTCTCCTGATTTTTATTAGCATATGTTATGCTATGGCGAATAGCACTTCATTTTAGTCCAATGGCCATCTG is from Echinicola marina and encodes:
- a CDS encoding response regulator; this encodes MLGKKESMEHKSLKNQEIIPFEETVSILMAEDNMINQFAAKHVMKDWNVNLEIAETGTQAVELFKEKSFDIILMDMYMPEMNGFEATQIIKNEMIKKDLDIPIICLSSVVMEDDIQKAESAGVCDIMSKPFEPAKLYAMIKKHLGRVR